A window of the Canis lupus baileyi chromosome 1, mCanLup2.hap1, whole genome shotgun sequence genome harbors these coding sequences:
- the ZC3H4 gene encoding zinc finger CCCH domain-containing protein 4 isoform X5 codes for MLRGREDGELEEGELEDDGAEETQDTSGGPERSRKEKGEKHHSDSDEEKSHRRLKRKRKKEREKEKRRSKKRRKSKHKRHASSSDDFSDFSDDSDFSPSEKGHRKYREYSPPYAPSHQQYAPSHTTSLPKKAYSKMDSKGYGMYEDYENEQYGEYEGDEEEDMGKEDYDDFTKELNQYRRAKEGSSRGRGSRGRGRGYRGRGSRGGSRGRGMGRGSRGRGRGSVGDHPEDEEDFYEEEMEYGESEEPMGDEDYDEYSKELNQYRRSKDGRGRGLSRGRGRGSRGRGKGMGRGRGRGGSRGGMNKGGMNDDEDFYDEDMGDGGGSYRRSDHDKPHQQSDKKGKVICKYFVEGRCTWGDHCNFSHDIELPKKRELCKFYITGFCARAENCPYMHGDFPCKLYHTTGNCINGDDCMFSHDPLTEETRELLDKMLADDAEAGAEDEKEVEELKKQGINPLPKPPPGVGLLPTPPRPPGPPAPTSPNGRPMQGGPPPPPPPPPPPPGPPQMPMPVHEPLSPQQLQQQQDMYNKKIPSLFEIVVRPTGQLAEKLGVRFPGPGGPPGPMGPGPNMGPPGPMGGPMHPDMHPDMHPDMHPDMHPDMHPDMPMGPGMNPGPPMGPGGPPMMPYGPGDSPHSGMMPPIPPSQNFYENFYQQQEGMEMEPGLIGDAEDYGRYEELPGEPGEHLFPEPPLEPDSFSEGGPPGRPKPGAAVPDFLPSAQRALYLRIQQKQQEEEERARRLAESSKQDRENEEGDTGNWYSSDEDEGGNSVTSILKTLRQQTSSRPQASVGDLSNSGLGDPRLQKGHPTGGRLADPRLSRDPRLTRHAEASSGSGPGDTGPSDPRLARSLPTPKPEGGLHSNPAGPGGSKGAGPPPAEEEEGERVLREKAMTIPLDPLPGHPLRDPRSQLQQFSHIKKDVTLSKPSFARTVLWNPEDLIPLPIPKQDAVPPVPAALQSMPTLDPRLHRATATGPPNTRPRLGTSTDPGTSGSNLPDFELLSRILKTVNATGPSAAPGSSDKPSDPRVRKAPTDPRLQKPADSAASSRAAKPGPTEASSPAGSPSGESSPPATAPYDPRVLAAGGLGQGSGSSQSSVLSGISLYDPRTPNAGGKTTTEPVADAGAQPKGPEGNGKSSATKAKEPPFIRKSALEQPESGKSSADGSAATATDRYNSYNRPRPKAAAAPATTPGAPPPEGASPQPGVHNLPVPTLFGTVKQTPKTGSGSPFAGNSPAREGEQDAGSLKDVFKGFDPTASPFCQ; via the exons GGAGGATGGTGAGTTGGAAGAAGGTGAACTGGAAGATGATGGGGCCGAGGAGACCCAGGACACCTCTGGAGGGCCCGAGAGGAGCCggaaggagaagggggaaaagcACCATAGCGACTCGGACGAGGAGAAGTCTCACAGGAGACTGAAGCGAAAGCGGAAGAAAGagcgggagaaggagaagaggagatcgaagaagaggaggaaatccAAGCACAAA CGCCATGCTTCTTCCAGCGATGACTTCTCGGACTTCTCCGATGACTCAGATTTCAGTCCCAGCGAGAAGGGGCACCGCAAGTACCGGGAGTATAGCCCCCCATACGCGCCT TCCCACCAGCAGTATGCCCCTTCGCATACCACATCTCTGCCCAAGAAGGCCTATTCCAAGATGGACAGCAAAGGCTATGGCATGTACGAAGACTATGAGAATGAGCAGTACGGCGAGTATGAGGGTGATGAGGAGGAGGACATGGGCAAGGAGGACTATGACGACTTCACCAAAGAGCTGAACCAGTACCGGCGTGCCAAGGAGGGCAGCAGCCGGGGCCGAG GCAGCCGAGGCCGTGGCAGAGGCTACCGGGGTCGAGGCAGTCGTGGAGGGTCTCGAGGCCGAGGCATGGGCAGAGGCAGCCGCGGAAGGGGCAGAGGCTCCGTGGGAGACCACCCCGAGGATGAAGAAGACTTCTATgaggaagaaatggaa TATGGAGAAAGTGAGGAACCAATGGGAGATGAGGATTATGACGAATACTCCAAGGAGCTGAACCAGTACCGCCGGTCCAAGGATGGCCGAGGACGAG GGTTAAGTCGAGGCCGTGGTCGGGGTTCCCGAGGTCGAGGGAAAGGGATGGGCCGGGGTCGTGGTCGAGGTGGCAGCCGAGGAGGGATGAACAAGGGCGGAATGAACGATGATGAAGACTTCTATGACGAGGACATGGGC GATGGTGGTGGGAGCTACCGGAGGAGTGACCATGACAAGCCCCACCAGCAGTCTGACAAGAAAGGcaaagtcatctgcaaatacttcGTGGAGGGGCGGTGTACGTGG GGAGACCACTGCAATTTTAGCCACGACATCGAGCTACCAAAGAAGCGAGAACTGTGCAAGTTTTACATCACTGGGTTCTGTGCCAGAGCCGAGAACTGCCCCTACATGCACG GTGATTTTCCATGTAAATTGTACCATACAACCGGGAACTGCATTAATGGTGATGACTGCATGTTCTCCCATGACCCCCTGACTGAGGAGACAAGAGAGCTCTTGGATAAG ATGTTGGCTGACGACGCGGAAGCGGGCGCAGAGGATGAGAAAGAAGTGGAGGAACTGAAGAAGCAGGGCATCAACCCCCTGCCCAAACCACCCCCGGGTGTGGgcctcctgcccacccctcctcgGCCCCCTGGCCCCCCGGCTCCGACCTCTCCCAATGGCAGGCCCATGCAGGgcggacccccacccccacccccacctccgcccccaccccctgggccccCCCAGATGCCTATGCCAGTGCATGAGCCACTGTCCccgcagcagctgcagcagcagcaggacaTGTACAACAAGAAGATCCCCTCCTTGTTTGAGATCGTAGTACGGCCCACAGGCCAGCTGGCAGAGAAGCTGGGCGTGAG GTTCCCTGGACCTGGAGGACCACCAGGGCCAATGGGCCCTGGGCCCAACATGGGCCCCCCGGGGCCAATGGGGGGCCCAATGCATCCCGACATGCATCCTGACATGCATCCTGACATGCACCCCGACATGCACCCTGACATGCACCCCGACATGCCGATGGGCCCTGGCATGAACCCTGGCCCACCCATGGGACCTGGTGGCCCCCCAATGATGCCCTATGGTCCTGGAGACTCCCCACATTCTGGAATGATGCCCCCCATCCCACCATCCCAGAACTTCTATGAAAACTTTTACCAGCAGCAGGAGGGCATGGAGATGGAGCCGGGACTCATTGGGGACGCAG AGGACTACGGGCGCTACGAAGAGCTGCCGGGGGAGCCGGGGGAGCACCTCTTCCCCGAGCCCCCTCTGGAGCCTGACAGCTTCTCTGAGGGAGGGCCCCCAGGCCGGCCGAAGCCGGGCGCCGCTGTCCCCGActtcctgccctcagcccagaggGCCCTGTACCTGAGGATccagcagaagcagcaggaggaggaggagagagcgaGGAGGCTGGCTGAGAGCAGCAAGCAGGACCGGGAGAATGAGGAAG GTGACACGGGAAACTGGTACTCTAGTGATGAGGATGAGGGTGGGAACAGCGTCACTTCCATCCTGAAGACCTTGAGACAGCAGACCTCTAGCAGACCCCAGGCTTCTGTCGGGGACCTGAGCAACAGTGGGCTAGGAGATCCCCGCCTCCAGAAAGGACACCCCACAGGAGGCCGGCTGGCTGACCCTCGTCTCAGCCGGGACCCCAGACTCACCCGCCACGCCGAGGCTTCCAGCGGGTCTGGCCCAGGAGACACAGGGCCCTCCGACCCTCGGTTGGCTcgctccctgcccaccccaaaACCCGAAGGCGGCCTTCATTCCAACCCTGCAGGCCCTGGAGGCTCCAAGGGGGCTGGACCACCCCctgcagaagaggaggaaggggagcgGGTCCTACGGGAGAAGGCCATGACCATTCCCCTGGACCCTCTCCCTGGACACCCACTGCGGGACCCAAGATCCCAGCTGCAGCAGTTTAGCCACATCAAGAAAGATGTGACCCTGAGCAAGCCAAGCTTCGCCCGCACTGTGCTCTGGAACCCTGAAGACCTGATCCCCTTGCCCATCCCCAAGCAGGATGCGGTCCCCCCtgtccctgcagccctgcagTCCATGCCCACCCTGGATCCCAGGCTGCACCGTGCCACTGCCACAGGACCCCCCAACACTCGACCGCGCCTGGGCACCTCCACAGACCCTGGCACATCCGGGTCTAACCTGCCTGACTTTGAGCTCCTCTCTCGCATCCTTAAGACCGTCAATGCCACGGGCCCCTCAGCAGCCCCTGGCTCCAGCGACAAGCCCAGTGACCCGCGGGTGCGGAAGGCACCAACCGACCCTCGGCTTCAGAAACCAGCAGACTCTGCTGCCTCCTCCCGGGCTGCCAAGCCTGGCCCCACTGAAGCATCGTCTCCAGCCGGCAGCCCCAGCGGGGAGTCCTCCCCACCAGCCACCGCCCCCTACGACCCCCGAGTGCTGGCTGCCGgtgggctgggccagggcagcGGGAGCAGCCAGAGCAGTGTGCTGAGCGGCATCAGCCTCTATGACCCCAGGACTCCCAACGCAGGTGGCAAAACTACTACGGAGCCGGTTGCTGATGCGGGTGCCCAGCCCAAGGGCCCCGAGGGCAATGGCAAGAGCTCGGCCACGAAGGCCAAGGAGCCCCCCTTCATCCGTAAGTCCGCCCTCGAACAGCCAGAATCTGGGAAGTCCAGTGCAGATGGCAGTGCAGCCACAGCCACAGACAGATACAACAGTTACAACCGGCCCCGGCCCAAGGCTGCAGCAGCCCCCGCCACTACTCCTGGCGCCCCGCCACCAGAGGGTGCCTCACCCCAGCCTGGTGTGCACAACCTGCCGGTGCCTACCCTCTTTGGGACTGTGAAACAGACGCCCAAGACGGGCTCTGGGAGCCCATTTGCTGGCAACAGCCCAGCCCGCGAGGGTGAGCAGGACGCGGGGTCCCTGAAAGATGTTTTTAAAGGCTTTGACCCCACTGCCTCCCCCTTTTGCCAGTAG
- the ZC3H4 gene encoding zinc finger CCCH domain-containing protein 4 isoform X6, with product MIFREDGELEEGELEDDGAEETQDTSGGPERSRKEKGEKHHSDSDEEKSHRRLKRKRKKEREKEKRRSKKRRKSKHKRHASSSDDFSDFSDDSDFSPSEKGHRKYREYSPPYAPSHQQYAPSHTTSLPKKAYSKMDSKGYGMYEDYENEQYGEYEGDEEEDMGKEDYDDFTKELNQYRRAKEGSSRGRGSRGRGRGYRGRGSRGGSRGRGMGRGSRGRGRGSVGDHPEDEEDFYEEEMEYGESEEPMGDEDYDEYSKELNQYRRSKDGRGRGLSRGRGRGSRGRGKGMGRGRGRGGSRGGMNKGGMNDDEDFYDEDMGDGGGSYRRSDHDKPHQQSDKKGKVICKYFVEGRCTWGDHCNFSHDIELPKKRELCKFYITGFCARAENCPYMHGDFPCKLYHTTGNCINGDDCMFSHDPLTEETRELLDKMLADDAEAGAEDEKEVEELKKQGINPLPKPPPGVGLLPTPPRPPGPPAPTSPNGRPMQGGPPPPPPPPPPPPGPPQMPMPVHEPLSPQQLQQQQDMYNKKIPSLFEIVVRPTGQLAEKLGVRFPGPGGPPGPMGPGPNMGPPGPMGGPMHPDMHPDMHPDMHPDMHPDMHPDMPMGPGMNPGPPMGPGGPPMMPYGPGDSPHSGMMPPIPPSQNFYENFYQQQEGMEMEPGLIGDAEDYGRYEELPGEPGEHLFPEPPLEPDSFSEGGPPGRPKPGAAVPDFLPSAQRALYLRIQQKQQEEEERARRLAESSKQDRENEEGDTGNWYSSDEDEGGNSVTSILKTLRQQTSSRPQASVGDLSNSGLGDPRLQKGHPTGGRLADPRLSRDPRLTRHAEASSGSGPGDTGPSDPRLARSLPTPKPEGGLHSNPAGPGGSKGAGPPPAEEEEGERVLREKAMTIPLDPLPGHPLRDPRSQLQQFSHIKKDVTLSKPSFARTVLWNPEDLIPLPIPKQDAVPPVPAALQSMPTLDPRLHRATATGPPNTRPRLGTSTDPGTSGSNLPDFELLSRILKTVNATGPSAAPGSSDKPSDPRVRKAPTDPRLQKPADSAASSRAAKPGPTEASSPAGSPSGESSPPATAPYDPRVLAAGGLGQGSGSSQSSVLSGISLYDPRTPNAGGKTTTEPVADAGAQPKGPEGNGKSSATKAKEPPFIRKSALEQPESGKSSADGSAATATDRYNSYNRPRPKAAAAPATTPGAPPPEGASPQPGVHNLPVPTLFGTVKQTPKTGSGSPFAGNSPAREGEQDAGSLKDVFKGFDPTASPFCQ from the exons ATGATCTTCAG GGAGGATGGTGAGTTGGAAGAAGGTGAACTGGAAGATGATGGGGCCGAGGAGACCCAGGACACCTCTGGAGGGCCCGAGAGGAGCCggaaggagaagggggaaaagcACCATAGCGACTCGGACGAGGAGAAGTCTCACAGGAGACTGAAGCGAAAGCGGAAGAAAGagcgggagaaggagaagaggagatcgaagaagaggaggaaatccAAGCACAAA CGCCATGCTTCTTCCAGCGATGACTTCTCGGACTTCTCCGATGACTCAGATTTCAGTCCCAGCGAGAAGGGGCACCGCAAGTACCGGGAGTATAGCCCCCCATACGCGCCT TCCCACCAGCAGTATGCCCCTTCGCATACCACATCTCTGCCCAAGAAGGCCTATTCCAAGATGGACAGCAAAGGCTATGGCATGTACGAAGACTATGAGAATGAGCAGTACGGCGAGTATGAGGGTGATGAGGAGGAGGACATGGGCAAGGAGGACTATGACGACTTCACCAAAGAGCTGAACCAGTACCGGCGTGCCAAGGAGGGCAGCAGCCGGGGCCGAG GCAGCCGAGGCCGTGGCAGAGGCTACCGGGGTCGAGGCAGTCGTGGAGGGTCTCGAGGCCGAGGCATGGGCAGAGGCAGCCGCGGAAGGGGCAGAGGCTCCGTGGGAGACCACCCCGAGGATGAAGAAGACTTCTATgaggaagaaatggaa TATGGAGAAAGTGAGGAACCAATGGGAGATGAGGATTATGACGAATACTCCAAGGAGCTGAACCAGTACCGCCGGTCCAAGGATGGCCGAGGACGAG GGTTAAGTCGAGGCCGTGGTCGGGGTTCCCGAGGTCGAGGGAAAGGGATGGGCCGGGGTCGTGGTCGAGGTGGCAGCCGAGGAGGGATGAACAAGGGCGGAATGAACGATGATGAAGACTTCTATGACGAGGACATGGGC GATGGTGGTGGGAGCTACCGGAGGAGTGACCATGACAAGCCCCACCAGCAGTCTGACAAGAAAGGcaaagtcatctgcaaatacttcGTGGAGGGGCGGTGTACGTGG GGAGACCACTGCAATTTTAGCCACGACATCGAGCTACCAAAGAAGCGAGAACTGTGCAAGTTTTACATCACTGGGTTCTGTGCCAGAGCCGAGAACTGCCCCTACATGCACG GTGATTTTCCATGTAAATTGTACCATACAACCGGGAACTGCATTAATGGTGATGACTGCATGTTCTCCCATGACCCCCTGACTGAGGAGACAAGAGAGCTCTTGGATAAG ATGTTGGCTGACGACGCGGAAGCGGGCGCAGAGGATGAGAAAGAAGTGGAGGAACTGAAGAAGCAGGGCATCAACCCCCTGCCCAAACCACCCCCGGGTGTGGgcctcctgcccacccctcctcgGCCCCCTGGCCCCCCGGCTCCGACCTCTCCCAATGGCAGGCCCATGCAGGgcggacccccacccccacccccacctccgcccccaccccctgggccccCCCAGATGCCTATGCCAGTGCATGAGCCACTGTCCccgcagcagctgcagcagcagcaggacaTGTACAACAAGAAGATCCCCTCCTTGTTTGAGATCGTAGTACGGCCCACAGGCCAGCTGGCAGAGAAGCTGGGCGTGAG GTTCCCTGGACCTGGAGGACCACCAGGGCCAATGGGCCCTGGGCCCAACATGGGCCCCCCGGGGCCAATGGGGGGCCCAATGCATCCCGACATGCATCCTGACATGCATCCTGACATGCACCCCGACATGCACCCTGACATGCACCCCGACATGCCGATGGGCCCTGGCATGAACCCTGGCCCACCCATGGGACCTGGTGGCCCCCCAATGATGCCCTATGGTCCTGGAGACTCCCCACATTCTGGAATGATGCCCCCCATCCCACCATCCCAGAACTTCTATGAAAACTTTTACCAGCAGCAGGAGGGCATGGAGATGGAGCCGGGACTCATTGGGGACGCAG AGGACTACGGGCGCTACGAAGAGCTGCCGGGGGAGCCGGGGGAGCACCTCTTCCCCGAGCCCCCTCTGGAGCCTGACAGCTTCTCTGAGGGAGGGCCCCCAGGCCGGCCGAAGCCGGGCGCCGCTGTCCCCGActtcctgccctcagcccagaggGCCCTGTACCTGAGGATccagcagaagcagcaggaggaggaggagagagcgaGGAGGCTGGCTGAGAGCAGCAAGCAGGACCGGGAGAATGAGGAAG GTGACACGGGAAACTGGTACTCTAGTGATGAGGATGAGGGTGGGAACAGCGTCACTTCCATCCTGAAGACCTTGAGACAGCAGACCTCTAGCAGACCCCAGGCTTCTGTCGGGGACCTGAGCAACAGTGGGCTAGGAGATCCCCGCCTCCAGAAAGGACACCCCACAGGAGGCCGGCTGGCTGACCCTCGTCTCAGCCGGGACCCCAGACTCACCCGCCACGCCGAGGCTTCCAGCGGGTCTGGCCCAGGAGACACAGGGCCCTCCGACCCTCGGTTGGCTcgctccctgcccaccccaaaACCCGAAGGCGGCCTTCATTCCAACCCTGCAGGCCCTGGAGGCTCCAAGGGGGCTGGACCACCCCctgcagaagaggaggaaggggagcgGGTCCTACGGGAGAAGGCCATGACCATTCCCCTGGACCCTCTCCCTGGACACCCACTGCGGGACCCAAGATCCCAGCTGCAGCAGTTTAGCCACATCAAGAAAGATGTGACCCTGAGCAAGCCAAGCTTCGCCCGCACTGTGCTCTGGAACCCTGAAGACCTGATCCCCTTGCCCATCCCCAAGCAGGATGCGGTCCCCCCtgtccctgcagccctgcagTCCATGCCCACCCTGGATCCCAGGCTGCACCGTGCCACTGCCACAGGACCCCCCAACACTCGACCGCGCCTGGGCACCTCCACAGACCCTGGCACATCCGGGTCTAACCTGCCTGACTTTGAGCTCCTCTCTCGCATCCTTAAGACCGTCAATGCCACGGGCCCCTCAGCAGCCCCTGGCTCCAGCGACAAGCCCAGTGACCCGCGGGTGCGGAAGGCACCAACCGACCCTCGGCTTCAGAAACCAGCAGACTCTGCTGCCTCCTCCCGGGCTGCCAAGCCTGGCCCCACTGAAGCATCGTCTCCAGCCGGCAGCCCCAGCGGGGAGTCCTCCCCACCAGCCACCGCCCCCTACGACCCCCGAGTGCTGGCTGCCGgtgggctgggccagggcagcGGGAGCAGCCAGAGCAGTGTGCTGAGCGGCATCAGCCTCTATGACCCCAGGACTCCCAACGCAGGTGGCAAAACTACTACGGAGCCGGTTGCTGATGCGGGTGCCCAGCCCAAGGGCCCCGAGGGCAATGGCAAGAGCTCGGCCACGAAGGCCAAGGAGCCCCCCTTCATCCGTAAGTCCGCCCTCGAACAGCCAGAATCTGGGAAGTCCAGTGCAGATGGCAGTGCAGCCACAGCCACAGACAGATACAACAGTTACAACCGGCCCCGGCCCAAGGCTGCAGCAGCCCCCGCCACTACTCCTGGCGCCCCGCCACCAGAGGGTGCCTCACCCCAGCCTGGTGTGCACAACCTGCCGGTGCCTACCCTCTTTGGGACTGTGAAACAGACGCCCAAGACGGGCTCTGGGAGCCCATTTGCTGGCAACAGCCCAGCCCGCGAGGGTGAGCAGGACGCGGGGTCCCTGAAAGATGTTTTTAAAGGCTTTGACCCCACTGCCTCCCCCTTTTGCCAGTAG